AGCGGCGGCAGGTCCACCGAGAGGATCAGGTCCGCCGGTGACAGCACGGTGTCGCGGTGCGGCTCGTCGCCCGGCAGCCGGTGCAGCGCCACCAGCGGCACCACCCGCCGCCCCTCCGGCCCCAGCACCGACACCTGCGCGTCCAGCGCCGCCATCGCCACCGCCATGTCCGACGGGTGCGTGGCCACGCAGTGCGCGGACGCGCCCAGGATCGCGTGGTGCCGCGTGTAGCCGCCGATCGCCGAGCACCCGGCGCCGGGCTCCCGCTTGTTGCACGGCGTGGAGACGTCCTGGAAGTACACGCACCTGGTGCGCTGCAACAGGTTCCCGCCGGTCGTGGCCAGGTTGCGGATCTGCCCGGACGCGCCGGACAGCAGCGCCCGCGCCAGCACCGGGTAGTCCCGCCGGACCACCGGGTGCGCGGCCAGGTCGGCGTTGCGCGCGGTCGCGCCGACCCGCAGGCCGCCGTCGGGCAGCTCGGCCACCGAGTCCAGCGGCAGCCGGCTGATGTCGACCAGCACCTCCGGTTCGGCGACACCGAGCTTGAGGTGGTCGACCAGGTTCGTGCCGCCGGCCAGGAACGCCACCCCGGCCAACCCGGTCGCGGCGGCCACCGCGCTCTCGGCGTCCGGCGCGCGGCGGTAGTCGAACGGCATCACCGGGCGCCGTCCCGGACCGCGGCCACGATGTTGACGTACGCGCCGCACCGGCACAGGTTCCCGCTCATCCGCTCCCGGACCTCCTCGTCGGTCAGCTCCACCGGCCCGGCCAGGTCTTCGGTGACCGCGCTCGGGTGACCGGCCGCCACCTCGTCCAGCACGCCGACGGCCGAGCACACCTGCCCCGGCGTGCAGAACCCGCACTGCAACGCGTCCCGCTCCAGGAACGCCTCCTGCACCGGGTGCAGCCGCCCGCCGTCCGCGAGCCCTTCGGCCGTGGTGATCTCGGCCCCGTCGTGCGCCACCGCCAGCGCCAGGCACGTGATCGCCCGCCGCCCGTCGAGCAGGACCGTGCACGCGCCGCACTGACCGTGGTCGCAACCCTTCTTCGGCGCGGTCGCACCGACGCCGTCGCGCAACGCGTCCAGCAGGGTCGTCCTGGTGTCCACGCGCAGGCGTCGGCGACGTCCGTCCACCCGCAGCTCGATGTCACCGTCCACGGCGTGACTCCTCCGACTCGGCGTCCCCCTGGGCTTCCCCGGTCCTGCCCGGCCAACCGACAATCCGCCGAACGCGTGCATCCATCCGATGTATCGGCCTT
This genomic window from Saccharothrix sp. HUAS TT1 contains:
- a CDS encoding 2Fe-2S iron-sulfur cluster-binding protein, whose amino-acid sequence is MDGDIELRVDGRRRRLRVDTRTTLLDALRDGVGATAPKKGCDHGQCGACTVLLDGRRAITCLALAVAHDGAEITTAEGLADGGRLHPVQEAFLERDALQCGFCTPGQVCSAVGVLDEVAAGHPSAVTEDLAGPVELTDEEVRERMSGNLCRCGAYVNIVAAVRDGAR
- a CDS encoding xanthine dehydrogenase family protein subunit M; amino-acid sequence: MMPFDYRRAPDAESAVAAATGLAGVAFLAGGTNLVDHLKLGVAEPEVLVDISRLPLDSVAELPDGGLRVGATARNADLAAHPVVRRDYPVLARALLSGASGQIRNLATTGGNLLQRTRCVYFQDVSTPCNKREPGAGCSAIGGYTRHHAILGASAHCVATHPSDMAVAMAALDAQVSVLGPEGRRVVPLVALHRLPGDEPHRDTVLSPADLILSVDLPPLPPGSRSLYRKVRDRASYAFALVSVAAVLRVEDGVVRDARIALGGVAHKPWRARRAEDLLLGSPADEEVFRRAVDAELAGAAPLAGNAFKVPLTRNAVVSALRDLSREER